The DNA segment ATTTAGTGATGCTGAAGAGCTTAAGGTCCCAAGAATTTCAACCCCGTCAGCTCTATAGGCTGATGCGTCGGCTGTTGTACGCGTAAAGAAAAAATAGTCAAATTTTACCGATAACTTCTCGTTTATGTTTGCACTTAAATGCGTGCCATAACCTAGTAAGTTACGAAAACCCAAAACATCTGATAATCCATAAGCTTCATGTATATTTGAAAATACTGGGATATAATTTCGCCCACTAAGAAAGCCTTCTAGACTTAGTCTTAATTTCTCATTTGGCCTAAACGTGTAGCCCAATTCACCGTTAAATTGTATAGCAGTGTCTAAATCAGTAAAAACTGAATTAATCTGCTTAGTCACTTCACCGCGATAATCAAAATTTTTAAATGGAGATTTCACTCTCAGCCCTGAAATATTCATTTCAGACCGCAATGAATTTGGTGCAATCTGCGTGTGATACAAAAAATATGCGTCAGCCTCTTGCAGCCATTCATCGACATAATAATTTAGATACACGCCATACATGTTTTTTTCAGAGTGTGAGTTCAAACCAGTACTATTCACATAGTTAATAGAATCTTTCTTTGGTGTTTGCCTTAGAGTAAATACATCTGCCTTTAATTTATCATTTTCATATTGAAATTTTGCTCCATCATAAAGTCGATCAAGTGGGTCCCAAGGTTCGCTTCCAAAAACAAGTTCATCTCCATAGACCAACTTCATTCTGCCTAGGGTGAAAGTCCAATGCTCAAACTTGTAGGAGCCATAAGTTTCATAAAGGCCATAAGCAATATCGAAAGTTGGTCCTGTTTGAGAAATATTAAATCCACTTCCAAAGATCTTTACGTATTGTGGCGTGAAAATAACATTAATATCTGGTGTGATCTCATAGAGTAATTTCATTCTTAAAAACGTGAGAACAGATGAGCGTTTTGTTTTAAGATCGGTTTGATCCCATGTTTCACCACGCAATAAAATATGAGGTTTTAGGCTAAATTGATTATAAAAATACTGAGGTTCTGCAAATGGAATAACTGGAGGCTGAAGTTCTTGAGCATTTGCACTCAGTGCATAAACGATGCTGATAGTTAAGAGCGCCACGGTTAATCTCATTTTGTCATTAATACATCGCAAAAGCTGATTAAGCAAAAAAAAAGCGGGAAACCTAGAAGGTTTCCCGCTTGAATATCGGCTCTAAATAACGATTACTGACGTCTTATTGGACGATCACTGCGAGCGTCGCCATCGTTGTAGTCGTCATAATCTAAACGATCAAGATTATCTATTTGTCTGTCGTTATAAGGATAACGTCCTTCATCAGCACGCAAACGAGAGAAGAAAACTGAAAGTCGATCATAGAGTGCTAAATTCTTGCACCATGATCGGTATGTTCTTCCAGAAAATCCTGCAAATTCAATACAACGAGCAACTTCATTGATCGCGTCACTTAAACGTCTGAATCGAACATCATGAAGTCTTGGAGAAGCGCAGCAGTTATTGCGAACAGCTTCATGAAAATCTTCAGCAGCCTCTTGCAAACGCTCTAAGCTGTAAATAACTGAAGATTGATACTGATATCCGTAAGCAGAATCACGTTGAGCTAATGAAAGTAAATGGCGTGTGCCATAATCTATGCTGTTTGCGATTCTTTGAATACGCTCGGAAGCTGAGCGGGCTCGACGACTTACT comes from the Oligoflexia bacterium genome and includes:
- a CDS encoding alginate export family protein; its protein translation is MRLTVALLTISIVYALSANAQELQPPVIPFAEPQYFYNQFSLKPHILLRGETWDQTDLKTKRSSVLTFLRMKLLYEITPDINVIFTPQYVKIFGSGFNISQTGPTFDIAYGLYETYGSYKFEHWTFTLGRMKLVYGDELVFGSEPWDPLDRLYDGAKFQYENDKLKADVFTLRQTPKKDSINYVNSTGLNSHSEKNMYGVYLNYYVDEWLQEADAYFLYHTQIAPNSLRSEMNISGLRVKSPFKNFDYRGEVTKQINSVFTDLDTAIQFNGELGYTFRPNEKLRLSLEGFLSGRNYIPVFSNIHEAYGLSDVLGFRNLLGYGTHLSANINEKLSVKFDYFFFTRTTADASAYRADGVEILGTLSSSASLNLGSEADLKMQYQLNEVLFANLSGGVFFAGPYFTDQFNGFNRAYFGHLGIEGKF